CCCTCCTCCCCGGTGTCGGCGGTGTAGACCTCGTGGTTCTCGCGTTCGAGTTGCCGGCGGTAGAGCGCCAGGGTGGCGGCGTCGTCGTCGATCATCACCACGCGAGTCGCCGCGGCCGCCGCGGCATCGACGGGGGCCGCCGCTTCCGTGGCGGTTTCCTCGACCGGTTCCAGGGGCGCCCGGATGGTGAAGGTCGAACCCTCGCCGGGGGCGCTCTCGACAGCAATGTCGCCGCCCATGGCCTCGATCAGCCGGCGGGTGATGGTGAGGCCGAGGCCCGTGCCTTCGGCGCCGCGGGTCGCACGGTCATCGACCTGGGCGAAGGCCTCGAAAACCCGATCCAGCTGGTCGGCCGACATGCCGATGCCGGTATCGCGCACGGTCAGGGTCAGCATCCGCCGTGCGCCGCCGCCCTCGATCGCGACATCGAGCCAGATATCGCCGGCGCGGGTGAACTTTGCGGCGTTCGACAGCAGATTCAGCAGACACTGGAACAGGCGCTTGCGGTCGGTCTCGATGGTGTCGACCGCGGCGTCGACATGTACGTGCATCCGGCTTTCGTGCCGCTCGACCATGGGCTCGGCGGTCGCCACGGCCTCCCCCACCAGCGCGCGCACGTCGACGATGTCGTGGTCGAAGGTGTAGCGGCCGGCCTCGATCTTGGCGATGTCGAGAATCTCGTTGATCAGGTCCAGCAAATGGCGGCCCGCGCCCTCGATGCGCTTCAGATCCTCGGTGGTCTGCGTTTCGCCCTCGGCCTCGAAGTCTTCCAGCAGCATCTCGGTGTAGCCGATGATGGCGTTGAGCGGCGTGCGGAGTTCGTGGCTCATGTTGGCGATGAAGCGGCTCTTGGCGCTGTTGGCCGCTTCGGCGGCCTCCTTGGCGCGGGCCAGCGCCATGGTGCGGTCCTCGACCTTGCGTTCCAGTTCGGCATTGGCCGCCGCCAGCGCCTCGCGCGACCGTCTCTGCTCGCTGATGTCGCGCATCGTGGCGACGAAACCGGTCATCTCGCCTGTGTCCTCGCGGACCGGATAGATGATTGTGTTGGCCCAGAACTCGGAGCCATCGGCGCGGATGGCGCGCATGTCAAACTCGTTGCGGCCCTGTCGGCGGGCCTTCTTGAGCGCCCGGGCCAGGCTACGGGCGGCACGTTCGCCCCGCAGATTGAGCACCCAGGAGGGCAGACCGACAATGTCGGCCTCGGTCCAGCCGAACTGACGCGCCGCGCCATCATTCCAGCTTTCGATCCGTCCTTCCCGATCCAGCATGAAGACGGCGCAGTCCTTCAGGCCATTGACCATCAGGCTGAAGCGGCGCTCGCTCCGCCGGATGCGGTCGTAGGCCGCCTCGAGCGCGGTGGCGGAGCGCCGATCCAGCGAGACGAAGGCGAAGCCGCCGAAGCAGACAAGAGCGATGATGCCCGCGATGATCACCGCCAGCAGATTGGGATAGATGCTGGCGAAGTCCGAAGGCTGCATTCCGGAAACGGGCAGATAGTCGACCCCCATCATGCCCGTGTAGTGCATGGCGCCGATCGCCAGCCCCATAAGGGGCGCGGCGGCCAGGTTGCGCCGGGCCGAGTTGTCCCGATTGAACAGCCACAGCGCCAGCGTTGCCGCCGCGATGCCGATGACCACCGAAAGGGCGACCATGGGGCTGTCATAGACCGCGACGGCCGGCATGCGCATCGCCGACATGCCGGCATAGTGCATTGCCGCGATGCCGAGCCCCATGACCGCGCCGGCGAAGATCAGCCGAAGGCGCCCGCCTCCGCCGCCGGTCAGCAGGGCCTGACCGACAAGGGCCACGGCGATCGCGATGGCCAGGGAGACGCCGGTCATGACCGGATCGTAGCTGACCGGGATTCCCGGCAGCGTCATCGCCAGTATGGCGATGAAGTGCATGGACCAGACGCCGCTGCCGAAAGTGGTGGCGGCCAGGGCGGTCCAGAGCCAGACGCGGCCTCCCCTTGCGGCGCGGGCGCGGGCGCCGAGGTTCAGGGCGCCGAAGGCGGCCGATATGCCGACGGCGACCGCCAGGGCGACGAGTACCGGATCATGGTGACCGTGCAGGTCCATGGAAGCGCTCCATTGATGACCTTGAAACTGACGCGGGGAGTTTTAAGAAACGCTGAACGCGGCCCCGCCGGCGACCGGCGGCGCGTCGTCCGCGTGTTCCGGCCATTAACGCTTTGTTGAACGGACGCCGGTTAGCCTGACGGTCCTGATCCACGCCCAGAGCGGGGGAACCATGTCGGAATCGGACACCGTCAGCGTCCTCGTCGTCGACGACCTCGAAGCCAACCGCGCGATGCTGTCGCGGCGTCTGGAACGCCGCGGCTTCTCGACCGTCATGGCCGAGGACGGCCCGTCGGCGCTCAAGCTGCTGGACGAGCGCGAGTTCGACATCGTGCTGCTGGACATCATGATGCCGGGAATGAGCGGGATGGACACGCTCAGACTGATCCGGTCGGCGCGCAACGCGTCGGAACTGCCGGTCATCATGGTCACCGCGATCAACGAGCGCGACGGCATCGGCGAAGCCATCAAGTCCGGCGCCAACGACTACATCACCAAGCCCGTCGACATCGACATCACAGTGGCGCGCATCCATACCCAGGTCGAACGCCGCCGCGCCTCCGCGGCGCTGAGGGCGGCGAACGAGAACCTGAAACGCCGGGTCGCGGAGCGCACGCTCGACCTGGAGCACATCAACGACGAGCTCCGCGACGAGATCAAGCGCCGCCGCGACCTGGAGACCACGCTCCGCGAGGCCAAGCGCAAGGCCGAAGCCGCCAACAAGGCGAAGTCCGAATTCCTGGCCACCATGAGCCACGAACTGCGCACGCCGCTGAACTCCATCATCGGCTTCTCCGACCTGATCCGCCAGCAGCTCAAGGCGATCCCCGATACCGAGCGGTTCACGGAATACGCGACCTATATCAACGACAGCGGCCATCACCTGCTGCGCATCGTCAACGACATCCTCGATCTGACCAAGATCGACGCCGGCAAGACGGTGCTCAACGAATCCCATGTCCGCGTCGACGACCTGTTCGACCGCAGCATCCGCCTGGTCGATGCGATGGCAGCCAAGTACGACGTCAGCATCGACTTCCGCGGCGACTGCGGCAGCCTGGAGATATTCTGCGACGAGATCCTGATGCGCCGGGCGCTGCTGAACATGCTCTCCAACGCGGTGAAGTTCTCCCACGAGGGCGCCCGCGTCGAGGCGCGGGCCGATCTCGACGCCCAGGGCGACCTGCATCTGACCATCGCCGATACCGGCGTCGGCATCGCGCAGGAGGACATGCAGAAGGTCCTGGAACCCTTCGGTCAGGCCGATTCCCGCCTCGCCCGCCAGCACGAAGGCACCGGGCTCGGCGTGCCGCTGACGAAATCGCTGGTCGAGCTGCACGGCGGACGCTTCGAAATCGACAGCGAGCCCGAGGTCGGCACCACGGTCACCCTGGTGGTTCCGAAGTCCCGCATCATCGACAAGGCCGGCAATGTCTCGGAAATGGGCGTCGCCTGAGCCGCTCCGGCGGTTCCTGCTCAGGCTGCTGGCCGGCCTGGTGCTGACCGCGATAGCGGTGGGACATTTCTACTGGCGCTGGCGCTCTGCGCGCCGCCTCCGCCGCAGCTATACCCTGCGCCGCTCCCTGTAGGCGATGTAGAGGCCGCTGCCGGCGACGATGAGTGCGCCGACGCCGGTCCAGATGTCCGGCAGGGTCCCGAAGACCAGATAGCCCAGAATCGTGGCGCCGATGAGCTGGCCGTAGGAGAAGGGCGAGACTACCGACGCCTCCGCGAACTGAAACGACCGCGCCACCATGTAGTGGCCGAAACCGCCCAGGGCGCCAACCCCGGCGAACATCCCCCAGTGCAGCAGGTTGTCGGGCAGCACCACGCCGTCGAGCAAAAACGCCAGGGAGACCACGGCGCCGACGACGGCGGTCAGCGTGTTGGTGGTTTCCGGGTTGTCGTTGAAGGCCATCTTCCGCGTCAGCAGCTGATAGAAGGCGTAGCAGAAGGTGTTGGCGACGACGAGCAGCATGGCCCAGTGAAACGCCTCGCCGCCGGGACGGATGATGATCATCGCCCCCGCGAAACCGACGATCACGGCGCACAGGCGGCGCACCCCGACGCGCTCGCCCAGCACCGCGAAGGAAAGCGCCGTGACGACGATCGGACTGGTGAAGGAAATCGACGCGGCGACGGTCAGATCGATGAACTGAAGGGCGTAGAAGTACATCGCCGTGCAGGCGAACAGCAGGAACGACCGCATCAGCTGCACGCCGGGGCGGGCCGTTCTGAAAAGCGAGAGGCCCCGGCGCGGCATGAACACGATCATCATGAACACCAGGTGCCCGGCATAGCGGGCCCAGACCACCTGGCCGAAAGGGTAGCCCTCGGCGGTGAGATACTTCACCGCCGTGTTCATGACCGGGAACATCAGCGTGACCGCGGCCAGCATGAAGGCGATGCCGATCAGCGGGTTCTGATCGGGCATCACGAAGGCCTTGGCCTGGCGCTGGGGAGACGCGCTTGGCAAGTCGCTCACTCGGTCCGTGGAAACACGAAACCTGTTCTAGCGGATTGGAGCGGCTTCGCCCATGCGGATCGCGCATGGCTCGGGGGCGCACCGCTCAGGCGAGGCCCCCGCCGGTCCGGGCGGCTCAGGCCTTCGTCAGGGCGACGCGGCGCTTCTCGGCCCGGTTGCGTTGCTCGGAGGCCGCATTCTTCATCGCACGCTGCAGCTTTTCGAAGGCGCGGACCTCGATCTGGCGCACGCGCTCGCGGCTGACGCCGTATTCCTGGCTGAGTTCCTCCAGCGTGGACGGATTGTCCTTGAGCCGGCGCTCGGTGAGGATGTGGCGTTCGCGGTCGTTGAGAACCTTCATCGCCCCTTCCAGCATGGCGCGGCGCTGGGAGAGTTCCTCCGCGTCGCCGAAGGTGTCTTCCTGGGTCTCGGAATCGTCCGTCAGCCAGTCGACCCACTCCTCGTCGCCGTCGATCCGGAGCGGGGCGTTCAGCGAATGGTCGGGCGCGGCGAGGCGGCGATTCATGTCGATCACCTCCTGCTCCGAGACCTGAAGCTTGGTCGCAATGGTCGTCACCATGTCGGGGTGCAGGTCGCCCTCCTCGATGGCCTGCAGCTGGCCCTTCAGCTTGCGCAGGTTGAAGAACAGCTTCTTCTGCGCCGCCGTGGTCCCCATCTTGACCAGCGACCACGAGCGCAGGATGTATTCCTGGATGGCCGCCCGGATCCACCACATGGCGTAGGTCGCCAGGCGGAAGCCCTTGTCGGGATCGAAGCGCTTGACCGCCTGCATCATGCCGACATTGCCTTCGGAGATCAGTTCCTGCACCGGCAGGCCATAGCCGCGGTAGCCCATGGCGATCTTGGCCACCAGACGCAGGTGAGAGGTCACCATCTTGTGCGCGGCCTTGGTGTCGCCATGCTCCTGCAGACGCTTGCCGAGCATGTACTCCTCTTCCGGCTCCAGCATCGGGAACTTGCGGATTTCATCGAGATAGTGGCTCAGACTGCCATCGGGCGTGAGCGCGGGAATGTTGTTGCGCGAAGCCATTCTTCTTGTCCCTCCTTTATGCGTGCAACTCTACTGGCACTGCACGGGACAGCCTGCGGATCGGCCTGAACCGAGGCTGTCTCACCGCGCGGCGGCGCGCCACCACGCAGACCCATATCATCTGGTGCCCGGAATGCGTTGGATCAAGGATTCATACGGTATTGTCGAGGGCCCGGATCACCGCACGCATGTCTTCGGGCAAGGGCGCCTCGAACCGCAGCGTCTCTCCGCTCACGGGATGGCGGAAACCCAGGACGGCGGCATGCAGCGCCTGCCGGCCCAGGGCGCGGACTGCATCCTGGCCCGCTGCGTCGAGTCCTTTCGGCATCGCCTGACGGCGGCGGCCATAGACCGGATCGCCGATCACGGGATAACCGGCATGCGCCAGATGAACGCGGATCTGATGGGTCCGCCCGGTTTCCAGGCGGCATTCCAGCAGGCTGGCCGCGGCGCCGAAGCGGCGCGCCACGCGGTAGTGGGTGAGCGCCGCCTTGCCGCCATCGCGCACGGCCATGCGCTTGCGGTCCTTCGGGTCACGGCCGATCGGTCCCTCGATCACGCCGCGCGGCCGGATCGGCGCGCCGAAGACAAGGGCCATGTAGACGCGCTCGATGTCGTGCTCGGCGAACAGCGTCGCCAGGCCCTGATGCGCGCGGTCGGTCTTCGCCGCAACCATCACGCCAGAGGTATCCTTGTCCAGCCGGTGGACGATGCCGGGCCGGCGCACGCCGCCGATGCCCGACAGGCTGTCGCCGCAATGGCCGAGAAGCGCGTTGACCAGGGTGCCGTCGGGATTGCCGGGCGCCGGGTGCACCACCATGCCCGCGGGCTTGTCGATCACGATCAGGTCGGCGTCCTCGTACAGCACCGTCAGCGGAATCGTCTGCGGCTCGGGATCCGCCTCCACCGCCGGCTCCCAGGCGACCATGACGCGCTCGCCCGGTTTGACCCTGTATGAGGGCTCCGTTATCGTCCGATCGTCGATCTCGACCTTGCCCTGTTCGATCAGCGATTTCAGACGGGTGCGGGAGAGATCGCCGAAGACCTGCGACAGATGACGGTCCAGCCGTGCGCCGGCGGCATCCGGCGGGATTTCGGTTTCCAACCAGTCGGATTCGTCTATGTCAGAGCCAGACCAGCCCAATTTCCGCGTACTCAAGATCGTTGTCGTTGTCCTCGGCATAGCGATTCTGGCGATGACCGCAATCATCATCTACACGGCGATCAACCGTTTCGGGAACGCGGTGGTGGAGGAAGACCCCGCCCCGGCGCGCGCTTCGGCGCCCGCGCAGCCTGCGCCCGCTGCATCGGAAGAAGCGGCGTGGTCGCGCGACCTGGGCGATGGCCGCATCGTCGACGCCGCACTTTCCGGCGGGTTGC
This genomic window from Minwuia thermotolerans contains:
- the rpoH gene encoding RNA polymerase sigma factor RpoH — protein: MASRNNIPALTPDGSLSHYLDEIRKFPMLEPEEEYMLGKRLQEHGDTKAAHKMVTSHLRLVAKIAMGYRGYGLPVQELISEGNVGMMQAVKRFDPDKGFRLATYAMWWIRAAIQEYILRSWSLVKMGTTAAQKKLFFNLRKLKGQLQAIEEGDLHPDMVTTIATKLQVSEQEVIDMNRRLAAPDHSLNAPLRIDGDEEWVDWLTDDSETQEDTFGDAEELSQRRAMLEGAMKVLNDRERHILTERRLKDNPSTLEELSQEYGVSRERVRQIEVRAFEKLQRAMKNAASEQRNRAEKRRVALTKA
- a CDS encoding RluA family pseudouridine synthase, which translates into the protein METEIPPDAAGARLDRHLSQVFGDLSRTRLKSLIEQGKVEIDDRTITEPSYRVKPGERVMVAWEPAVEADPEPQTIPLTVLYEDADLIVIDKPAGMVVHPAPGNPDGTLVNALLGHCGDSLSGIGGVRRPGIVHRLDKDTSGVMVAAKTDRAHQGLATLFAEHDIERVYMALVFGAPIRPRGVIEGPIGRDPKDRKRMAVRDGGKAALTHYRVARRFGAAASLLECRLETGRTHQIRVHLAHAGYPVIGDPVYGRRRQAMPKGLDAAGQDAVRALGRQALHAAVLGFRHPVSGETLRFEAPLPEDMRAVIRALDNTV
- a CDS encoding response regulator; the encoded protein is MSESDTVSVLVVDDLEANRAMLSRRLERRGFSTVMAEDGPSALKLLDEREFDIVLLDIMMPGMSGMDTLRLIRSARNASELPVIMVTAINERDGIGEAIKSGANDYITKPVDIDITVARIHTQVERRRASAALRAANENLKRRVAERTLDLEHINDELRDEIKRRRDLETTLREAKRKAEAANKAKSEFLATMSHELRTPLNSIIGFSDLIRQQLKAIPDTERFTEYATYINDSGHHLLRIVNDILDLTKIDAGKTVLNESHVRVDDLFDRSIRLVDAMAAKYDVSIDFRGDCGSLEIFCDEILMRRALLNMLSNAVKFSHEGARVEARADLDAQGDLHLTIADTGVGIAQEDMQKVLEPFGQADSRLARQHEGTGLGVPLTKSLVELHGGRFEIDSEPEVGTTVTLVVPKSRIIDKAGNVSEMGVA
- a CDS encoding DMT family transporter — protein: MSDLPSASPQRQAKAFVMPDQNPLIGIAFMLAAVTLMFPVMNTAVKYLTAEGYPFGQVVWARYAGHLVFMMIVFMPRRGLSLFRTARPGVQLMRSFLLFACTAMYFYALQFIDLTVAASISFTSPIVVTALSFAVLGERVGVRRLCAVIVGFAGAMIIIRPGGEAFHWAMLLVVANTFCYAFYQLLTRKMAFNDNPETTNTLTAVVGAVVSLAFLLDGVVLPDNLLHWGMFAGVGALGGFGHYMVARSFQFAEASVVSPFSYGQLIGATILGYLVFGTLPDIWTGVGALIVAGSGLYIAYRERRRV
- a CDS encoding MHYT domain-containing protein; this encodes MDLHGHHDPVLVALAVAVGISAAFGALNLGARARAARGGRVWLWTALAATTFGSGVWSMHFIAILAMTLPGIPVSYDPVMTGVSLAIAIAVALVGQALLTGGGGGRLRLIFAGAVMGLGIAAMHYAGMSAMRMPAVAVYDSPMVALSVVIGIAAATLALWLFNRDNSARRNLAAAPLMGLAIGAMHYTGMMGVDYLPVSGMQPSDFASIYPNLLAVIIAGIIALVCFGGFAFVSLDRRSATALEAAYDRIRRSERRFSLMVNGLKDCAVFMLDREGRIESWNDGAARQFGWTEADIVGLPSWVLNLRGERAARSLARALKKARRQGRNEFDMRAIRADGSEFWANTIIYPVREDTGEMTGFVATMRDISEQRRSREALAAANAELERKVEDRTMALARAKEAAEAANSAKSRFIANMSHELRTPLNAIIGYTEMLLEDFEAEGETQTTEDLKRIEGAGRHLLDLINEILDIAKIEAGRYTFDHDIVDVRALVGEAVATAEPMVERHESRMHVHVDAAVDTIETDRKRLFQCLLNLLSNAAKFTRAGDIWLDVAIEGGGARRMLTLTVRDTGIGMSADQLDRVFEAFAQVDDRATRGAEGTGLGLTITRRLIEAMGGDIAVESAPGEGSTFTIRAPLEPVEETATEAAAPVDAAAAAATRVVMIDDDAATLALYRRQLERENHEVYTADTGEEGVALVRRVLPDLVLLDMSLPDRSGAEVLAELRADAATVAIPVAIVSGSEREEHHAVLDAVEWLTKPVGGEALAALVGRFGCAAAAGRALILSDRPQVQSRMTAVLERSGWQALTVSDPEHLTETLLQGVRAAFVDTARFGGAEMVARLARSGVAAIRLVDPAEGPPAGEGPSLTLPETDDAELPADLLREAAAAWSRRAA